Proteins found in one Acipenser ruthenus chromosome 18, fAciRut3.2 maternal haplotype, whole genome shotgun sequence genomic segment:
- the LOC117421969 gene encoding transmembrane protein 260-like, which translates to MRSSTAVAAGGTVSARSSRDAWLLTCASFACVTALYLPGVQRSVAGGDSGELITAACELGVAHPPGYPLFTLLARLALDLLPFGLPAYRVNLLNGLLGAIASASLCFTVCRLSGSAVAGVFAAGSFAVSRLAWHWSMAAEVFSLNNVFIGLLLCLSACFHTAGSAQQRDKFGCWGALCCGLSLCNQHTVVLYVLCIAPWVLGGLRTHKELSLPIVGRLGTCFLVGFLPYLYLPLSSFLNRARWSWGDQSSLGGLLKHLLRIEYGTFSLAKSETGTGMAQMLRAQLTHCLSDLSAPVLVLSGAALLLNPLNRSRGSSVLVWLLAAMVTLYSLFFAWRANLDISKPLFLRVVERFWVQGDAVLCVLAGLGLSSLCCELDRRLGRGGVWRAVGWIFTAGFIASQAHRHSRLLDQSENFVVDRFARNILNSIPNGSIVLTRGDLPGNSLRYLHYCEWLRGDLSLVEQEMMTYDWYVSKLGRHLPGVRFPGRLWDLVLSDQTFNLQRFLSENAGREVFACIGLPEGDRSWERGFSLWPWGVCEKLVPSGTPFYPAEWVRLTRNMYNWTEPYNSFQPGSWEEVANEEMWQSRMKTAFFLFDLAEKQSGSAEVQVQLYQLSYTVYQELVGREGEVEGERHPANWHKNLALASERLLRAGGGGVDSERLLSSSQLHFSLYLQREPGDPQAEAIRQAVHQLARERERLQQQ; encoded by the exons ATGCGCAGTAGCACAGCGGTTGCGGCTGGTGGCACGGTGTCGGCGCGGAGCTCGCGGGATGCTTGGCTGCTCACCTGCGCTTCTTTCGCCTGCGTCACGGCGCTTTACCTGCCCGGGGTGCAGCGGTCCGTGGCGGGCGGAGACTCAG GAGAGCTGATCACTGCTGCCTGCGAGCTTGGG GTTGCTCACCCCCCCGGGTACCCCCTCTTCACTCTCCTCGCTCGTCTGGCTCTGGATCTGCTTCCCTTCGGACTGCCAGCCTACCGCGTCAACCTTCTGAACGGGCTGCTGGGGGCGATAGCGAGCGCCTCGCTGTGCTTCACTGTCTGCAG gctctCAGGCAGTGCAGTAGCTGGTGTCTTTGCTGCTGGTAGTTTTGCAGTGTCTCGGCTGGCTTGGCACTGGTCGATGGCTGCTGAGGTTTTCTCTCTGAACAACGTGTTCATCGGGCTGCTCCTGTGCCTCAGCGCCTGCTTCCACACCGCGGGTTCAGCCCAGCAGAGAGACAAG TTTGGTTGCTGGGGAGCGCTGTGCTGTGGTCTCAGTCTGTGTAATCAGCACACCGTGGTCCTGTACGTGCTCTGCATCGCCCCCTGGGTGCTGGGAGGACTCAGGACTCACAAG GAACTCTCTTTGCCTATCGTGGGGCGGCTGGGGACTTGTTTCCTGGTCGGTTTCCTGCCCTACCTTTACCTGCCGCTCTCCTCCTTCCTGAACCGAGCGCGCTGGAGCTGGGGGGACCAGAGCAGCCTGGGGGGGCTCCTGAAGCACCTGCTCCGGATCGAGTACGGGACCTTCAGCCTG GCCAAGTCGGAGACTGGGACAGGGATGGCTCAAATGTTGAG AGCCCAGCTGACTCACTGCCTGTCGGACCTCTCCGCTCCAGTTCTGGTTCTGTCCGGGGCCGCCCTGCTTCTGAACCCCTTAAACAG GAGTCGTGGCTCCTCCGTGCTGGTCTGGCTGTTGGCTGCGATGGTGACCCTGTACTCTCTGTTCTTCGCGTGGAGAGCGAACCTGGATATCAGCAAGCCCCTGTTCCTGAGAGTG GTGGAGCGGTTCTGGGTGCAGGGCGACGCGGTGCTGTGTGTGCTGGCTGGACTGGGTCTGTCCTCGCTGTGCTGTGAGCTGGACAGACGGCTGGGCAGAGGGGGGGTGTGGAGGGCAGTGGGCTGGATCTTCACAGCAGGATTCATCGCCAGCCAGGCTCACCGTCACTCCAG GCTGTTGGATCAGAGTGAGAACTTCGTTGTGGACAGGTTTGCTCGGAACATTCTGAACTCCATTCCCAATGGATCCATCGTCCTGACGAGAGGGGACCTGCCAGGGAACTCTCTGCGCTACCTGCACTACTGTGAGTGGCTGAGAGGGGACCTGAGCCTAGTGGAGCAGGag ATGATGACCTATGATTGGTACGTTTCCAAGCTGGGCCGGCACCTCCCTGGAGTCCGGTTCCCGGGGAGGCTGTGGGACCTGGTGCTGTCAGACCAAACCTTCAACCTGCAGAGGTTCCTGTCGGAGAACGCAGG GAGGGAGGTCTTCGCTTGCATCGGGCTGCCTGAGGGGGACCGGTCCTGGGAGAGGGGCTTCTCTCTGTGGCCCTGGGGGGTCTGTGAGAAGCTGGTCCCCTCTGGAACCCCCTTCTACCCTGCGGAGTGGGTCAGACTGACCCGGAATATGTACAACTGGACTGAGCCTTACAACAG CTTCCAGCCGGGATCCTGGGAGGAGGTAGCCAATGAAGAAATGTGGCAGTCCAG GATGAAGACTGCGTTCTTCCTGTTTGACCTGGCGGAGAAGCAGAGCGGCAGTGCGGAGGTACAGGTGCAGCTCTACCAGCTCTCTTACACT GTCTACCAGGAGCTGGTGGGcagggagggagaggtggagggggAGAGGCATCCCGCGAACTGGCACAAGAACCTGGCTCTGGCGAGCGAGAGGCTGCTGCGTGCGGGCGGGGGGGGCGTGGACTCCGAGCGGCTCCTATCCTCCAGCCAGCTCCACTTCAGCCTGTACCTGCAGAGGGAGCCAGGAGACCCCCAGGCTGAGGCCATCCGCCAGGCCGTGCATCAACTggccagggagagagagaggcttcaGCAGCAGTAG